The Telopea speciosissima isolate NSW1024214 ecotype Mountain lineage chromosome 11, Tspe_v1, whole genome shotgun sequence genome includes the window gcactggaggatctaaatccataaagttctctgcactgggggCATAGCGTGagtccaaacacatgggggtgggcgaaatgaccagtCTACCCCCCCTAAATGACCCAAACCCCCGCCCCTGTTCCATCCCATGTGCTTGGGAGTAGCCTACTCTCAGATGCACTCCCGTAGAGAGAACGTGCGCTCAATAACAGATTACTAATAAAATTTGGCAGATAAATCTCTCAATCAAGTGGTCTTATAATATTCGGAATTCATCTTACCACTTCCTTCCTTTTTGTCTATATATAAGATGTCTGCAAAACCCTTCATATGATCCAATCCACCCACCTAGAGCTCAAGTTCCTAAAGTTCCTTCAACCTCTCCAATGTCGAATCCCCAAGTTGCTCCCATGGAGTACTTTGAAGAAGAACAGGGATTGAATCAAGAGTGCAAAACCctcctctcctccctccccAGAGAGAAAGGATGGGCTGCCATTCAACTCTACCAATACCAAGGCTTCTGGTACACTGCAAGGACACTTCAAGGAGTTCTCAATTGCCAACAACACTTCCACGCCAACATAGATGATCTATTTCTCATCACCAGTCCCAAATCTGGCACCACTTGGCTAAAGGCCTTGGCCTTCACCATTGTCAACCGCAACAAGTACTCTAGTTTCAACCACCCACTCCTTACCACTAACCCACATGAGCTTGTTCCCTACTTAGAGGTCGACCTCTTCATGAACAACCAAAATCCTGATCTCACCTCCTTCTCCTCTCCCAGGCTCTTCTGTAGCCATCTCCCCTGTATCTCTCTCCCTAATTCTATCAAACAGTTGGGCTGCAAACAGGTTTATCTTTGTAGGAACCCAAGAGACAGCTTCATCTCTCTTTGGCACTTCACAAACAAGTTGAGACCCCAAACATTAGGAACCCTTTCACTGGATGAGGAATTTGATAGGTTCTGTAGGGGTGTGTGTGTGAATGGACCCTTTTGGGATCATGTCTTAGGATACTGGAAACAGAGCTTGGAGAGACCTGACAcagttttgttcttgaaatttGAGGAGATGAAGACTCAGCCCAGTGTCCAGGTGAGAAAGCTAGCTAAGTTCTTGGGTTTTCCATTTACTGAagtggaggagaaggaagggttGGTGGAAGAGATATTGAGGTTGTGCAGTTTTGATCATTTGAGCAACTTGGATGTGAACAAGAATGGGAAGACAGTGTTTGGGGTTGAGAACAATGCTTTCTTCAGGCGAGGTGAAGTGGGAGATTGGGTCAATCATTTGACACCAGAGATGATAAAGAAGTTTGAACTGATTGTGGAACAAAAATTCTATGGCTCtggtttatcattttaattagATTATTCAGATCTAGTGTTGATGTTGGTGTGTCTCTACAACCTTGTATTATCCAATTTGCCTCTTTGTGTTTGTTATTATTATCAATTATGTCATTATAAAGTTGATAATTacacttctaccaaaaaaagaaagttgaTAATTAAACACacccaacaataaataaataaatgttttaGAGCTGATTACAAGGACGATTATGATATCAATTTTAGCCGTTTgaacttatcaaaaaaaaatttagccatttgaaagataataaaagatTTGTATTACCCACGTGTCAAATTTTatatcttaatttaattaagggagagggttctcagAGCAAACACGGTACTCTAGAGTCTCTTatattgattattttaattatttttttaagaaaataatataataatctATCTGAGGAGGCACAATATACGCCTTAGACTCAGAGAGCATTTTCCACTTATATATCCATGCTAGTCTATAATACTTTGACGAATATTGCTCACTGTCGTATGGTCTgaattttcaaactttatttcGCATTTGACAAATtctatttggattgaaattctACATGTAAGCGAAGGACCTCACAATCTACCTATTCACAATATTTGGGCCTCCTACTAGCGATTGGATAGATATTTGAACCACTTTGATAAACTTATATCAAGGTGGTCGTTCTTGAAAGTTTTACCCCAACAATCAGCCAAGTATTCAAGGCAATGGGAATATACACATTAGGAGTCAATAGTATTAAATCTTGCTTGAGGGATTCTTTAACTAATATAGAAACTAACATCAATTGCAGCCTTTGTCACTAACTATTACACTATAGTGAGAATTttatatgaaataaaatatatgatTCAAAATATTAGAGGGATTTTGTCTTTTCCTAATAGACAGTTACATGAACTATTATTGGTGTGCCTATTGAAATACTTGTTTGAATGGTCAGTAAACAAATcttatgggaaaagacatgaTTTGTGGATATATCTTTTGAAGACAACGATTCCTTGGGGGgtgcctcttcttctcctatctaaAGAGAATAGGTATTGACTGTTGCCCTTTTCTCTAACAATTTGAGACAatctcatttttggtttttgctttCAGTCTTCTTTCTTTATATTCAATTGAGGTGCAACTTTCCATGCCCTTAGTTGACTAGACAACTCAATTTTAGAgtgttgttttatcttggaggttgaTTCGCAAGGACTCGGTTTACAAGGGACATCTACAATCTTAAGGCTAGGACAGTGACTTTTGTCATGACTCTAGTTCACCGATTCCTTAAGTTTCTTCATGGTTTTAGATTCGTGACACTTAATATGGTGCTTGAGGTTGTCACTAACTTCAATTTGTCTTCAATTAAGATAAGTAATCTATCCGTTTTTTACTTATGATATTTTGTGTGTTTTGGATGATTAACTTCCAACAATACCAAGTATGATCCCAAATAGaactgatatttttttttttttgggtaaggattGAATTTACTGATGATAACCATGTGTACAGCCAGTGGCTTCAATCAGACAAAGGTCATGAAGCCATGGAATGGTAAGCGGTTAAACTGTCCTACACATGATAGACAGGGCCTTTCGGGTCAGGGTATCTAAAACATAGTTTAGATCCCTAGggatacaaagaaaagaaatagactcaaaagagGAGGCAATACGCCTCGCATCAGCAATCGTGATTGCAGCTTCAAAGGGGGGGCACACGGTTTGGATTTTGAATGAAGGCATGAAGCTCCTTGCTATCCATTTCCACCTGTAGACGAAGGGGGCCATCTTCAAGCACCTGGGTAAGAGCAAAACATACCGCCAAAACTTCTCCCTGTAGAGCAAAACTGAGATGATGGGGGATTGAGAGACCTTTCACCTGAACACCTTTGTGATCTCTGAAACTAACCCCCAAACCTCCTTTGGAGTTCTCCTTTACTAGTGTTGCATCACAGTTGGCCTTCAACGTGCCTCCAGGAGAGGGTGTCCAACACACCTGACCAGCGGTTGGTTGAGATGTCCCGAATAGAACTAATTGGAGGACAAGAATCCATGTAGTTGACCCCATTGCATTGGGATAAGACTGAATTGTTGTCGTCATTATTGTTATTGTAAACAAAAAAGATATGATCGTCGAGTTATTCTATCATATAGTGAGAGCAATGAcaaaattttgttcaattatgATTTAAAATCCTGATCAATTTGTCGAATTCACAAATACTACCATTTTATTacttattttttcccttttaggcATAGGAAATACATATTATATTTAACCCTCACCCATCAACCACTGCAACCCACTCCCATTAAAATTGGGACCCCTGCCACCTACTACTACTAGCAAGTGTACCATTATGTTACCTTTCCTGAAAATTCTGCACGGTCGTCAACTTGTTCTTTTGAGGGGAAATCTATTAATCCCCTAAACTTAATCTATATTTCAAACTTTCCTTAAGATACTTTTtcctaattcccccccccccctcctcacCTAAAGAAAACTttcacctcttcttctttcgaGTCTTTTTAAATATCCAAATTACTCTTCAATGGTGATTTTTCGTTTTTTTCACTTATTTTAAATCTACTTCTTAAATAAATATTGTGATGACCTAATTATACATTGCATAATTATTAAGGTTTTATTATCTCTTTAAtgtttatatttaattttaacTGTCACATGAACACCCTCACCACTAACCCAAATGAGCTTGTTCTCTACTTAGAGGTCAATCTCTTCAACAACAATCAAATTCCTTAGCTCGCCTCTCCTCCTCTCCCAGGATTTTCTCCACCCATCTCCCATGTATTTTCTTTCCTACCTCAATTAGGCAATTGGGCTAAAAACTAATTTATCTTTGTAGAGACCCAAGTAGGGTTTTAAACCAGGAATCATTGACAGAATTAGTCAGTGCCAATTCCCGATTCAAATCGAATCGATATTGGCTAGAATCAGCCAACAACAGAAATCAGGGGCATTTTAATGTGAATATTCCGATTTAAAACGCTTGAAATTGGAGTCGGTCCTAGTCGATTCCTAATCCGATTCAACGATTTTTGAAACCCTGAACCCAAGAGACACCCTTATCTTGCTTTGGCACTCCACAAACATATTGAGACTTGTTCATCAGataaaaaaattttcctttaagcttgaAGAGCATTCAAATATtagggagaaaaaaataaaaagcttgATATACATTCATTTGTCACACAAACTAATTTTCACCTGTCCATATGAATCGTGTGGCAAGAAAGCATGAGTTGGTGGCAATAAAAGCGTAAATTAAGCTCAGTTGACGCCCTCCTCATTATGAATGTGGAATGATGATGTGGTTATATTGGCAGTTGAttaatcacatgtcaaatttcaaaacctCGATAAATACTTTCTTATCTATCCTCATGTACCTCTATGTATGTCTGCACATTTACGATTCTGTGATCACTAGTGTTCTTGCCTCCATATTCCGAATTTTCAAACTGTATTTTATCACTCGGCAAACTTTATTTCCACTGAACTATACATGTGAGGAGGAAAAATCCGAATCTACCCATCCACAAGATTTCAGCCAAATTAAATCTGTCATTTATTAGATATTTGACTACTTTTTTCTTATAAGGTCCGTCTAGAAAAGTCTTACCCCAAACGTCAGCCAAGTACTCTGAACAATATTTTTTAGTAGAAAAGTACTCTGAACAGATGGTGTGGCAAATTTAGATATGTACGGTGTCAATAGGATTAAGTCTTAGGGGAATCCAAGAGTAAAACAAAATCTAGCATCAGCAGcgtttgttattatttttttttttttctttttaattaaatCTTTGTGAcgttaagttttttttttaaagaagaaaattctcTGTCCTGGAATGTAGCCTAAGTTAGcattctcatgagtctatctcttttctcttcatttgAAAAGGCACATATATCCCTTTGttttaaagaagagagagatagacacatgagagtgctgacgtaggccacactctcggacaaagaattacttctctttttttattgtataaaacattaaaaaaaaaattaaataaaaagataagaaagTACATGATCATGTACAAGCAACGTAATTTTTTGTAATGTAGCTCTAGCTACTAGAAGGTGAAACTCTGTGATATTACTCATTACGTAATCTAATATGTATtatgaaccaaaaaaaacaaaaaggctTGGGTGTCGAGTTGTCTAAAGTGTATATTGGCATGCATCTCTGTGTATGTTCAAACAAACCCACCAATAAGTAATTTATTTTAGAGAGAAATGTTTGTGAGTAAAttaggtaagggtgtcaatcaatGGGGAGCACAGGACATGGTTTGCCTAAAGGGAGCTGAGAGGAAAGAGAATGTCAAGATGAGAGAGATATAGATACATAGAGCAATGGCGTAGCCTGTGCTGCTAGTTCAGagactctttcctttattttattcgGTTGTTACTGAACCTACACAACCTATTAACTTAGTCTTTTTAGGGAAAAACTTCCCCACAAAAGCCAATTTCAATTTCCCTCTCatgtatatatgtttttttttttgtttttttctcttttgatgaATATCTAGCTTCCATATAAATGAATCCTTTTTTCAAAACTACTATTGAATATTGATTTATGAAGTTTTGTACTTGTCTTGTGCGAATGTAAGGTGGGAGTTCTATTGCGGTTAAAGGTGTTAAACAGTTTTGTTTCGTGTAATCagttcggtttggttcgatcAATAGGTGACACATGGAGTGATGTAAGTTTTatagaaagaataaaataatttaacGGAAGAATTTTCTACAAGGGCAGTGTAAGAAGGAATCGATAACTTATATCAATGAGGGACTGAAAAATGGCATTATCCATGTGAGATTCTCATGGTTAAAATAAGAGTGAGTGTGTCACAGTAGGCCCCACTGTTAATTTTGAATGAAGAATATAATGTAATCTATAAAAGGGGGAGGTATGGttccttttcccaaaatttAAATAGTAATGATGTTATATTACACCATTAGATTCAATTTAAATGACATCTAAACAGGTGGAACACATAGTGAAGCAATgtactgaaaaataaaaaataccaaatggAACCACGAAGGttaaaaaaaaggtttaaaaaattgaaagtaatTTAATGTATTTTTATATGAAATTATATGATTTactctcattgaaaaaaaaatgttatattaaaaggacaaaaaataatattacaaTAACCAATCTTGGTTACAGTaatatttttcaataaaaaatttctttaaataATCGTTCAACTAAAGTTTATTATGTAGTACTCATTTAGTTTGTCAGAATTCCTATGTTCATTTGTTTGTGAGACCCATTTTATCCAAAAATTATTTGAGACCCATGGTctaaaccccaaatgaccccccgCCTCTCTCCCCAAGAAAGGCGGAAATCTCATCCCCCGAGAAGCCAgtgtgtgcactctcattggttgTCACGTACGCGTGGCCTCtgtgctcccccacagagaactctccCCCATTAATTAAAGAGTAGTTCTCTACCTATAaatatttatatgaaaaatCTTGTAGTAACAAAGATTTGTTATAACAAGATTGTAACtttacttttaaaattttattgtaaaaaagattggttacaacaagattgtaaccttattttttttctctcttaccatattttcaaaagttattttaGTCATGgataaaaaaaggttttcaaaataagttgaaagtaaTCTATCATTATGTCAGTTTCAAAAATTGTCACTgatcatgtgaaatgacaaaattactcttgtattaaataacttttgaaaacaagacaagaaacaaaagaagtaaGATTACAACTTTTTAGTATATGTGCTAAGAAGCTCCTGAAGGACCTACTTAATAAATCTTAGTCCCAATTCAGTTCAGGCCCAATAAGGAATAAACTTTCATATGAAATAGAGATCACAACCTCATTGGTTTGGCTGAGTGAGATAGGTTGTCTTGGGCCATATGTTTTTCCTTAACCACCAAATTATTAAATGGGCAGGAGTGAGCATGTCTAAGCTCAGCCCATTTGCAACTGGGACTCTTATCACCAAAAATTAGGTCTGACATTTTGCCTATACTTTGTTCTAGTTTTCATTTACCCCCATCAAATATTGGGCTTTTGCcctttaattctaatgtttaatttatgggaagtagttttctgtacgggagtgctggcgtaggccacactcccatgtgtctatctctctcttccttaaaataagggggtagaggtgtcttttcacatagggaggagagagatagactcatgggagtgctggagtaggccacactcccggacagagaactttttcccttaatttattttgggtttaatCTTTACaagaagggattttcttattgacaccccccAAGGTGTCAATAGAATTGtaacattatttttttgttttttttttttttttgtattttcaaaaattatttaatacgGTATTTAATCTAGGGATTAAaaaagggtttcaaaaattgaaaGTCATTAAATGCAGCTCCAAGCCTCCAATGTGAAATAACATATTtttcttcattgaaaaaaacTGCACTACATGTTattgagaataaaacaagaatAATTGAATCAAGgtatcaaattctaaatacaccctttaccaaaaaaaaaagaatttctaAGTACatctatagaggtgtc containing:
- the LOC122646132 gene encoding cytosolic sulfotransferase 15-like — encoded protein: MSNPQVAPMEYFEEEQGLNQECKTLLSSLPREKGWAAIQLYQYQGFWYTARTLQGVLNCQQHFHANIDDLFLITSPKSGTTWLKALAFTIVNRNKYSSFNHPLLTTNPHELVPYLEVDLFMNNQNPDLTSFSSPRLFCSHLPCISLPNSIKQLGCKQVYLCRNPRDSFISLWHFTNKLRPQTLGTLSLDEEFDRFCRGVCVNGPFWDHVLGYWKQSLERPDTVLFLKFEEMKTQPSVQVRKLAKFLGFPFTEVEEKEGLVEEILRLCSFDHLSNLDVNKNGKTVFGVENNAFFRRGEVGDWVNHLTPEMIKKFELIVEQKFYGSGLSF